One window of the Rhizorhabdus dicambivorans genome contains the following:
- a CDS encoding acyl-CoA dehydrogenase family protein — protein MDLTYTYEQAQYREGVQRFVSRVLAPLINDKYDFDRLQTREEVAALRADVSGHEIATTAPVDENGRLDLICLGIFIEEISKLNPSLASLATPVFFPVWDLGSLLQGSQQEKYGHMFGPGEIVAMGMSEPNAGSHLAGLQTTARRDGDGWVLNGNKIWTSNAQIAAGIIVAARNLESGLISLFLVDATRQQYEVRTIPKLGWHATSFCEVSFVDCRLDGDAELTPGKGGLKTALSFVEEARIKMMFMAVGIAQAALDLAVEYAKVRQQFGRPIGSFQLVQGMLADMAIETELSRLMAYRVASQFMAGERCRKTVSIAKAYTCEAAVRVASLGIQVHGAIGLTKECAAERYFRDARLLTIPDGTTEIHKLTIGRELTGLDAFA, from the coding sequence ATGGATCTGACCTACACCTATGAACAAGCCCAGTATCGCGAGGGCGTCCAGCGCTTCGTCAGCCGCGTGCTGGCGCCCCTGATCAACGATAAATATGATTTCGACCGGCTGCAGACCCGCGAAGAAGTGGCGGCGCTGCGCGCCGACGTGTCCGGCCATGAGATCGCCACCACCGCGCCGGTCGACGAGAATGGCCGGCTCGACCTGATCTGCCTGGGCATCTTCATTGAGGAGATCAGCAAGCTCAACCCCAGCCTCGCCTCACTCGCGACGCCGGTCTTCTTTCCGGTCTGGGACCTGGGCAGCCTGCTCCAGGGATCGCAGCAAGAGAAATATGGCCATATGTTCGGCCCCGGCGAGATCGTCGCGATGGGGATGAGCGAGCCCAACGCCGGATCGCACTTGGCCGGCCTGCAGACCACCGCGCGCCGCGACGGTGACGGCTGGGTGCTGAACGGCAACAAGATCTGGACATCCAACGCACAGATCGCGGCGGGCATCATCGTCGCGGCGCGCAATCTGGAATCGGGCCTGATCTCACTGTTCCTGGTCGATGCCACCCGCCAGCAATATGAGGTGCGGACCATCCCCAAGCTGGGCTGGCACGCCACCTCCTTCTGCGAAGTCTCATTCGTCGACTGCCGGCTGGATGGCGATGCCGAGCTGACCCCTGGCAAGGGCGGCCTGAAGACCGCACTGAGCTTCGTCGAGGAAGCGCGGATCAAGATGATGTTCATGGCCGTCGGCATCGCCCAGGCCGCGCTGGATCTGGCCGTCGAATATGCCAAGGTCCGCCAGCAGTTCGGCCGGCCGATCGGCTCCTTCCAGCTCGTCCAGGGCATGCTGGCCGACATGGCGATCGAGACCGAGCTGTCGCGGCTGATGGCCTATCGCGTCGCGTCACAGTTCATGGCCGGCGAACGCTGCCGCAAAACCGTGTCGATCGCCAAGGCCTATACCTGCGAGGCGGCGGTGCGGGTGGCGTCGCTCGGTATCCAGGTCCACGGCGCGATCGGCCTGACCAAGGAATGCGCCGCCGAGCGCTATTTCCGCGATGCGCGGCTGCTGACCATCCCCGACGGCACCACCGAGATCCACAAGCTCACGATCGGCCGCGAGCTGACCGGGCTGGACGCCTTCGCCTGA
- a CDS encoding alpha/beta fold hydrolase yields MTGWQHGYAASGGERIYWEKAGEGAPIVICHGAGSNHLSFFQQIAGLADDGTQVILWDQRGYGNSTFTSDDWGIATGASDLSAVLDAVGLAAAPIHLAGQALGALVAARWAVSNPERVLSLALWDGPFAPIKGGRELGWQLKPDDTDVQATLVDRRLGWTRSVGADFAARDPVRTYLYQTFQEVGNQRPPYSRTFAAAQAEPVSIAALAALPAPILLGRGEHDHVADPAAYVELAAHLPNATVETLPGAGHSPYFERPAEWNAAMRRHVGRVGN; encoded by the coding sequence GTGACGGGTTGGCAGCACGGCTATGCGGCGAGCGGCGGCGAGCGCATCTATTGGGAAAAAGCCGGAGAAGGCGCGCCGATCGTGATCTGCCATGGCGCCGGCAGCAATCACCTCTCCTTCTTCCAGCAGATCGCCGGCCTCGCCGATGACGGGACGCAGGTCATCCTCTGGGACCAGCGCGGCTATGGCAACTCGACCTTCACCAGCGATGACTGGGGGATCGCGACCGGGGCGTCCGACCTGTCGGCCGTGCTCGATGCGGTCGGTCTGGCGGCGGCACCGATCCACCTCGCGGGACAGGCGCTCGGTGCCTTGGTGGCCGCGCGATGGGCGGTTTCCAACCCGGAACGGGTGCTGAGCCTGGCGCTGTGGGACGGGCCGTTCGCGCCGATCAAGGGCGGACGCGAACTGGGCTGGCAGCTCAAGCCCGACGACACGGATGTGCAGGCCACGCTGGTGGACCGCCGGCTGGGCTGGACCCGCTCGGTCGGCGCCGACTTCGCCGCGCGCGATCCGGTCCGCACCTATCTCTACCAGACCTTCCAGGAGGTCGGGAACCAGCGGCCGCCCTACAGCCGCACCTTCGCCGCCGCGCAGGCCGAGCCGGTGTCGATCGCGGCGCTTGCGGCGCTGCCCGCGCCGATCCTGCTTGGCCGGGGCGAGCATGACCATGTCGCCGATCCGGCCGCCTATGTCGAACTCGCCGCGCATCTGCCCAATGCGACCGTCGAGACGCTGCCCGGCGCCGGCCACTCGCCCTATTTTGAGCGTCCCGCCGAATGGAATGCGGCGATGCGCCGCCATGTCGGGCGCGTCGGCAACTGA
- a CDS encoding cupin domain-containing protein, protein MMRYITGVDANGKSAVLHRTDSVRTWTWTNSSEEAPHFVERRLVENPATFQPGPHSGALTEVFTTRMNPAGIVEEDPNDYTEAPGLMSLDVPAGVTRWCVASYGPGYQSKMHFTDSIDFDMCIAGEMILILETEEIVLRPGDTAYLPRTPHAWRTETGGTFAFLMISPHPK, encoded by the coding sequence ATGATGCGCTACATCACCGGCGTCGACGCGAACGGCAAGTCGGCGGTCCTCCATCGCACCGACTCGGTCCGCACCTGGACCTGGACCAACAGTTCGGAGGAAGCGCCCCATTTCGTGGAGCGCCGGCTGGTCGAGAATCCCGCGACCTTCCAGCCCGGCCCGCATTCGGGCGCGCTGACCGAAGTCTTCACCACCCGGATGAACCCCGCCGGCATCGTCGAGGAGGACCCCAACGACTATACCGAGGCGCCCGGGCTGATGAGCCTGGATGTGCCGGCCGGTGTGACCCGCTGGTGCGTCGCCAGCTATGGCCCCGGCTATCAGAGCAAGATGCACTTCACCGACTCGATCGACTTCGACATGTGCATCGCGGGCGAGATGATCCTGATCCTCGAGACCGAGGAGATCGTGCTCAGGCCGGGCGATACCGCCTATCTGCCGCGCACCCCGCACGCCTGGCGGACCGAGACCGGCGGCACCTTCGCCTTCCTGATGATCAGCCCGCATCCGAAGTGA
- a CDS encoding nuclear transport factor 2 family protein — protein MPTPAENKDMVRRFIDAQSRNDLDTAWTMVDPSGSWWSLTERREISMASYIELWEKLITAQFPDGLVLEIHDITADENRVAVRAESHGTMDNGVPYNNIYFFQFDIGEDGRIVKGWEHGDTYHVRNTLRARHLDSIPASGGGLAR, from the coding sequence ATGCCTACGCCGGCTGAGAACAAGGACATGGTCCGACGGTTTATCGACGCGCAATCCCGTAACGATCTGGATACCGCCTGGACGATGGTCGATCCCTCCGGTTCCTGGTGGAGCCTCACCGAGCGGCGCGAAATCAGCATGGCGAGCTATATCGAGCTCTGGGAAAAGCTGATCACCGCACAATTCCCCGACGGGCTGGTTCTGGAGATTCACGACATCACCGCCGACGAGAACCGCGTCGCGGTGCGCGCGGAATCGCATGGGACGATGGACAACGGCGTTCCCTACAACAATATCTATTTCTTCCAGTTCGACATCGGCGAGGATGGCCGGATCGTCAAAGGCTGGGAACATGGCGACACCTACCATGTGCGCAACACCCTGCGCGCGCGCCATCTCGACTCGATCCCGGCTTCGGGCGGAGGATTGGCCCGATGA
- a CDS encoding TonB-dependent receptor: protein MTKFRAMARRRGGIALLIGASSILALVIAAPAGAQAVAAPGADATDDSGALTEIVVTAQRRSESLQKVPISVSAITSDALTSKGVRTTEDLNTLVPALNTQRISGANAVFLRGVGSNSRAPGVEPPVAFYVDGVYYAGALGSASSFNSIERVEVLKGPQGTLFGRNSMGGLINVITKDPSDTLTGRIKAGYANYQALEGDVYLSGPLSETLAADFSAYGYNQSKGWGRNLVLNVDANFRKEWQVRSKWQWRPGENTTVTLVGEYQYTKTDVGASAMTLPGLPPPPPSLAGTFFRGSIYDTISNIASIGVAKNYGGYFRVAHDFDAIRLVNTTSYRQVKRREDLDNDATPFPASNAFFTDVTESWTNELQLLAPAGNRLQWQAGLFYFHARTGYQPQLIVAPAFGASQFRINDSEQVNNSYSAYAQATFPLFTDDTLITLGGRYTTDRKKFSGTTTSAQGLLFTVPAGTKKNESKFTYRAAISQQLTPTVLAYASISTGFKSGYWNASNPSQAPVDPETLTDYEVGLKTELFDRRVRINLSGFYYDYKNLQLTQTRTTGAITANAAQSTVYGMEIEGQANVTRDFSITYGVSFIDSKYDSYPGATSFVTSPTTGVGVATPIDNSGHDLQRTPKMTVNLGFDYVIPTSMGEFGLNGNYYYNDGFYFEPDNQIRQPSYNIFNFEGRWTPESERFTLRAWVKNAFKEKYYTLVRTATGLPPYGSPGAPRTYGVSAEFKF from the coding sequence ATGACAAAATTCCGTGCCATGGCGCGCCGTCGGGGTGGTATAGCCCTTCTGATCGGCGCTTCTTCGATCCTGGCCCTCGTGATCGCGGCCCCCGCAGGGGCGCAGGCAGTGGCCGCGCCAGGCGCCGACGCCACCGACGACAGCGGCGCTCTGACCGAAATCGTGGTGACCGCGCAGCGCCGCAGCGAAAGCCTGCAGAAGGTTCCGATCTCGGTGTCCGCGATCACATCCGACGCGCTGACCTCGAAGGGCGTGCGCACCACCGAAGATCTGAATACGCTGGTACCCGCACTGAACACGCAGCGCATCAGCGGCGCAAACGCCGTCTTCCTGCGCGGCGTCGGCTCCAACAGCCGTGCGCCGGGCGTAGAGCCGCCCGTCGCCTTCTATGTCGACGGCGTCTACTATGCCGGCGCGCTCGGCAGCGCGTCGAGCTTCAACAGCATCGAGCGGGTCGAGGTTCTCAAGGGACCGCAGGGCACCCTGTTCGGGCGCAACAGCATGGGCGGCCTGATCAACGTCATTACCAAGGATCCGTCGGACACGCTGACCGGCCGGATCAAGGCGGGCTATGCCAATTATCAGGCACTGGAAGGTGACGTCTACCTGTCCGGCCCGCTGTCCGAGACGCTGGCCGCCGACTTCTCGGCCTATGGCTATAACCAGAGCAAGGGCTGGGGCCGTAACCTGGTCCTCAACGTCGATGCCAATTTCCGCAAGGAATGGCAGGTCCGTTCGAAATGGCAGTGGAGGCCGGGTGAGAACACCACCGTCACGCTGGTCGGCGAATATCAATATACCAAGACCGACGTCGGCGCCTCGGCGATGACCCTGCCGGGCCTGCCGCCACCACCGCCCAGCCTGGCCGGCACCTTCTTCCGTGGTTCGATCTACGACACGATCAGCAACATCGCCAGCATCGGCGTCGCCAAGAATTATGGCGGCTATTTCCGCGTCGCCCATGATTTCGATGCGATCCGCCTGGTCAACACCACCTCCTACCGCCAGGTGAAGCGCCGGGAGGACCTCGACAACGACGCGACGCCGTTCCCCGCTTCGAACGCCTTCTTCACCGATGTCACCGAAAGCTGGACCAACGAGCTGCAACTTCTGGCTCCGGCCGGCAATCGGCTGCAGTGGCAGGCGGGCCTGTTCTACTTCCATGCGCGGACCGGCTATCAGCCGCAGCTGATCGTTGCCCCCGCATTCGGCGCCTCACAGTTCCGCATCAACGACTCCGAGCAGGTGAACAACAGCTACTCCGCCTATGCGCAGGCCACCTTCCCGCTGTTCACGGACGACACGCTGATCACCCTGGGGGGCCGCTACACCACCGACCGCAAGAAGTTCAGCGGCACCACCACCTCGGCGCAGGGGCTGCTCTTCACGGTTCCGGCCGGCACCAAGAAGAATGAGTCGAAATTCACCTATCGCGCCGCCATCTCGCAGCAGCTCACCCCGACGGTGCTTGCCTATGCGAGCATCAGCACGGGCTTCAAGAGCGGCTACTGGAATGCGTCGAACCCCAGCCAGGCGCCGGTCGATCCGGAAACGCTGACCGACTATGAGGTCGGCCTGAAGACCGAGCTGTTCGATCGCCGCGTGCGTATCAACCTGTCGGGCTTTTACTATGACTATAAGAACCTGCAGCTGACGCAGACCCGTACCACTGGCGCAATCACCGCCAATGCAGCCCAGTCAACCGTCTATGGTATGGAAATCGAGGGCCAGGCGAACGTCACCCGTGACTTCTCGATCACCTACGGCGTCTCGTTCATCGACTCCAAATATGACAGCTATCCCGGCGCGACCTCGTTCGTCACCAGCCCGACCACGGGCGTCGGCGTGGCCACCCCGATCGACAATTCCGGCCACGATCTACAGCGCACACCCAAGATGACCGTGAACCTCGGCTTCGACTATGTCATCCCGACGAGCATGGGCGAGTTCGGCCTGAACGGAAATTATTACTATAATGACGGCTTCTATTTCGAGCCTGACAATCAGATCCGTCAGCCTTCCTATAATATCTTCAATTTCGAGGGTCGCTGGACGCCGGAGAGCGAACGTTTCACCCTGCGCGCCTGGGTGAAGAACGCCTTCAAGGAGAAATATTACACCCTGGTCCGCACAGCGACGGGCCTGCCGCCCTATGGCTCGCCTGGCGCACCGCGTACCTATGGCGTCTCCGCCGAGTTCAAGTTCTAG
- a CDS encoding TetR/AcrR family transcriptional regulator produces the protein MKRYSFAASARRPSHDGDRKLATNTAVSKVATKGRARQAPVEAEAKAAPAARGGRKKSRAGADTRVKLLDAAERLFAEDGYDGTSLRDIANRAKLHLALSTYHFGTKEKLFEEVIQRRATEMEQIRLAELAKIDLDKLSSDEALMALIEAYALPMIRARYGPSRQWQAYVRLVSQLISVKRWVPLIRKYYDNCGRQFIAKFEKVLPHADHDSLLDSFSFMISNMLYVCSYTNRFDKQKAKHLSAKEDVDAAVKNFLRFTHAGFKAL, from the coding sequence ATGAAGCGATATTCGTTCGCCGCGTCTGCGCGGCGGCCCAGCCATGATGGGGACAGGAAGTTGGCGACAAATACGGCGGTGAGCAAGGTGGCCACCAAGGGTCGTGCCAGGCAGGCGCCGGTCGAGGCGGAAGCCAAGGCCGCCCCCGCCGCGCGCGGCGGCCGGAAGAAGTCCCGTGCCGGTGCCGATACCCGGGTGAAGCTGCTCGACGCGGCCGAGCGGCTGTTTGCCGAGGATGGCTATGACGGCACCTCGCTCCGCGATATCGCCAACCGCGCCAAGCTGCATCTTGCGCTCTCGACCTATCATTTCGGGACCAAGGAGAAGCTTTTCGAAGAGGTGATCCAGCGCCGCGCGACCGAGATGGAGCAGATCCGCCTCGCCGAACTCGCGAAGATCGATCTCGACAAGCTTTCGTCGGACGAGGCGCTGATGGCCCTGATTGAGGCCTATGCGCTGCCGATGATCCGCGCGCGCTACGGCCCGTCGCGGCAATGGCAGGCCTATGTCCGCCTGGTGTCGCAGCTGATCAGCGTGAAGCGCTGGGTGCCGCTGATCCGCAAATATTACGACAATTGCGGCCGGCAGTTCATCGCGAAGTTCGAAAAGGTCCTGCCCCATGCCGATCATGACAGCCTGCTCGATTCCTTCTCGTTCATGATATCGAACATGCTGTACGTCTGTTCCTATACGAACAGGTTCGACAAGCAGAAGGCCAAGCATCTTTCCGCCAAGGAAGATGTCGATGCGGCCGTCAAGAACTTCCTGCGGTTCACGCACGCGGGCTTCAAGGCGCTCTAG
- a CDS encoding Rieske 2Fe-2S domain-containing protein, producing the protein MEGQVDVEPEAGGSTKSKGSRQFLKDKLPRAGLKEFWYPAARAKAVGEKPIAVKLLGDEVALFRDGGKVHAVHNRCPHRGLPMSMGKRHFPGTISCGYHGWTFDMKGNCVAALNEGPCSRLPGRVNLRTYPVEERSGIVWIFMGDKAPKPIEEDVPAELLDKDAITYFHVENWDFNWLPGLENLMDTHDLFVHRNSPFYLFTKIPAWAEVGSEVMADGRGVAYHYSKVGPLQEDYPGLGKWPKRVWWRRKRIAAPSGEYLTAELRLPGITRVGFTTLMFIRYMVPIDENSCRAFLFSTRRVTGIRALFYRAYYHLWASWSLLKLFIGQDTVVFGAQDYDAPEQLSAPDNGIIKWRRILASFAAAEAGQGDGGSGGRKISKIDVAAA; encoded by the coding sequence TTGGAAGGCCAAGTTGATGTTGAGCCCGAGGCTGGCGGATCTACGAAGTCGAAGGGTTCGCGCCAGTTCCTGAAGGACAAGCTCCCGCGCGCCGGCCTCAAGGAATTCTGGTATCCTGCGGCCCGGGCCAAGGCGGTCGGGGAGAAGCCGATCGCCGTCAAGCTGCTCGGCGATGAGGTCGCGTTGTTCCGAGACGGGGGCAAGGTCCACGCCGTCCACAATCGCTGCCCGCACCGGGGCCTGCCGATGTCGATGGGCAAGCGCCATTTTCCGGGCACCATCTCCTGCGGCTATCATGGCTGGACCTTCGACATGAAGGGCAACTGCGTCGCCGCGCTCAATGAGGGGCCCTGCTCGCGGCTTCCGGGGCGCGTCAACCTGCGTACCTATCCGGTCGAGGAGCGCAGCGGCATCGTCTGGATATTCATGGGCGACAAGGCGCCCAAGCCGATCGAGGAGGATGTTCCGGCCGAACTGCTCGACAAGGATGCGATCACCTATTTCCATGTCGAGAACTGGGACTTCAACTGGCTGCCGGGTCTCGAGAATCTGATGGATACGCACGATCTGTTCGTGCACCGCAATTCGCCCTTCTACCTGTTCACCAAGATCCCGGCCTGGGCCGAGGTGGGCTCCGAGGTGATGGCTGATGGCCGTGGCGTCGCCTATCATTATTCGAAGGTCGGGCCCCTGCAGGAGGACTATCCCGGGCTCGGCAAATGGCCCAAGCGGGTCTGGTGGCGCAGGAAGAGGATCGCCGCGCCGAGCGGCGAATATCTGACCGCCGAACTGCGCCTGCCCGGCATCACCCGGGTTGGCTTCACCACGCTGATGTTCATCCGCTACATGGTGCCGATCGACGAGAATAGCTGCCGCGCCTTCCTTTTCTCGACGCGGCGCGTCACCGGCATCCGGGCGCTGTTCTACCGGGCTTATTATCATCTATGGGCGTCGTGGAGCCTGCTCAAGCTGTTCATCGGCCAGGATACGGTGGTGTTCGGCGCGCAGGATTATGATGCGCCCGAGCAGCTTTCGGCGCCCGACAACGGCATCATCAAATGGCGCCGTATCCTTGCCAGTTTCGCCGCCGCCGAGGCGGGGCAGGGCGATGGCGGCAGCGGCGGCCGCAAGATATCCAAGATCGATGTCGCCGCAGCCTGA